The Gossypium hirsutum isolate 1008001.06 chromosome D06, Gossypium_hirsutum_v2.1, whole genome shotgun sequence genome contains the following window.
gcggtgagtgtactatcactctggAGGACGTGCAGTTACAGCTTGAGTTACCTGTGGATGGGCCGGTAGTGATTGGGTCAGTTCACGCAGTTGATTGGAGAGACGTATGCGAGCAACTTTTGGGGAAGATTTTGGAAACAGTTTATGGAGCCCAGATAGATATGAATTGGTTAAGAAAAACTTTCAGTAGGCTCGATAAGGATTTGGCTGAAGTCCAAAGAGAACAATACACTCGGGTGTATATCCTTATGATTATCGGGGGTCTCCTAATACTCGATAACTCACAAAATCTTTTCCATAAAAGGTGGGTTCTAAAACTCGTCGACTTTAGAAAATAGGTGAACTCAGTTGGAGGTTAGCTGTGTTGGCGACGTTGTAACAGGAGATTTGTCGGGCGACGaaaccataaaaaatcaaaattggtgGTTGCATGctactactacaatcatgggcgCAGTATTGACTGTCATTTTTACGCTCTCGAGCGGACTACCCTTATACATTCTTActcgtaacaaggtaaaatttATTAGATAATGTATTtaccataataaaattatttaaattttaaatcaaaaccACTAACTGAGTGTCGTGCAAAGGTCCAATATTCTATGTTACCACCAAACCCCGATTGTTCGGTGTTCTACCTACCGCGGTTGAAATCTAGGGCCAAAACAAATTAGTTTTTTCCCATTGATATATTCTAGGATATCATATTGAGAACTTTCTAACAAAGCAGTGAACCCACCACACAACTGTGTCGTTGGACTCTACTTGTTCTTCCATTATGACCTCTCGAACTAGAACATACGTCAACCTCCAAGGGCCTTCGTCTGTCCTTGCAAACTCCGCATATAACTCGAGAAATGGTGATCCACTGTCAATATGCGTCTGCACCATCACCTCCAACCCTCTTGCATCTCTGATATCGAAAGCGTCATAATTGATGGGGTTGaccgaagcacaaaatcgatattTAAGTAACGATACTCTCATCTAGTTGGATCTGATAATTTTTCACCTAATTCTTCCACACAATTCTGGAAATTGTATGTTTGGGTTAAAACTCAACCATGTTGtgttctttaataaaaaaaagacccCGTTCTCGGTGTCACGCACTTCACCATCGTAATAAATAATAGCATTAATCTGTCCACTCATTTTCAACGAAATAACCTATTCCACATGTTCGAAACAAAAACATTATGCAGAAAAATAGTGTTGTAATTAAATATGAACAACAAAAATCGATCCTTACTTTATACCAATTGCGTAGTAACTCCAAATTATGCCTTATGTGCGAACTTCTCTTCTTCTGATCTTCTTACAATTTTCTTTGCTCATAAATGTCTAATGCCACTCAATGATGAAATAGATTACTTTTATAGACCTGGGGTGATTGACaattgattcaaaaaaatttcccagGCTAGTGGGGAGTTGAAATTACTAGAGAGAAAATGCGGACGTGTTTTCAGCGCAATGTCAGAAAAAAGCACTGAAAGTGCGTCTAGCTAACTCCAGACTTTTTCCCACTCACCCATCAGATATCCCGAGATTCCCAAGATATATTTTCTGAACCTATCTCAATGTTTGAAAATAATGCATTGGAAAAAATAATGCACTAAACCTATCTGAATGTTCGAAAATAATGCATTGTAAATAATGATCAAAACTCAGTTGCattcaaaaaaattaagaaaaattaaaagctaAGATTTAATCAAACCGAGTAGTTCGAGTTTCGGTtatgaatcaaattgaattttacaattcgaatataCGATTGGTGTAAATATGATACttctaaatatgaaattaaataattgttaACTTTACATCtcaacaaattataaaaatatatgtaacttacaaaatataaaaaaaatcctacaaaaccctaaaccctaaaatccaCAAAATTCTAAGTGTACTTTAAAAAGCAAAACCTAATCCTAAAAAAAAGAACATAGGGAAAATGcttctttttcattatttcagcCTAGTctcgtaaatttttttaaaaaatggcctaatttggtaatttaaaaaaaatcagtatTTTAAAGAAATTCAGTCCATCTGTTCACGTGAGAattgttttgatatttttttttcttgatatttttgcaaAATGTCTCTTAACTTTTGTCAGTTTTCTAATTTAACCCTGATTTGTTTTAGATTGTAAAACCATAAGGGAATTTAGGAGTTCAATTACACGTTAATTTGAGTTGTGTGAGAACAAATTTAGAATCTCTTGtctatattttgttcatttaaatttcttaaaaaaaatccagatattttaatttgattatcaaATATAACTATAACTAATAGATGGGTAAAGCGGAAGTTGTATCAATTGATTCATTAACATTTTGTGAGGTTGATGACATCTCTGGAACTTTAGAAGTAAACTCCGATATCATTTTACAGGAAAGGAAGAGGCAGAAACAATTTTCAAAGATGAGTTTCCTTGAACTCTGTTGTATCTGCAATTTTTCCGACTTACTTTCACCAAGTACAGAGGGAATATATAGGCACACTAGTTGACTATTTAGCGAATCGTAGTTAACACACTACACattgactaaaatattatatGACTTTTAGATAGACCTTGAACTGAAATATCTAGAAACCCAACAAGCATGAATCTGGAACAATTCAAATTACAGTCTCCAACAGACACACCTTAGCTAGAGCTCCATTTGTTTGAACTTGTGTAATCCATATGAACCCTTCTACAACTCAATCTAATCTCTCCTTCCGTACCTGTTACTGGACTGATATTTCCCATTTTTAGCATGGAAACCACAAAGCTTTCAAAGAAAGCAATTTGATTGCTGCTGAACCTCTCCACAATTTCAACGGTATCAGCTCCACTAGTAGAAAACAGCTCTTGATCACTTTGGAGCAGTCCTTCTTGAGCTTGAAGGTTAGTGTAGTAGTTACTGTCGAATGTATTAGGTGTTGTAGGATCTAAATTCACCAAAACACTACCATTTCCGCCTTGAGGGCATACTTTGCGTAGCGTCTCTAAGTATGTTGCGTTCAATGTCGGGTCTGCTTTTCCGGTACCATTGAAATTATATAATCGTTCAATGACAATTGTACATTGAGCCCGTCCAAATGTGTGAGCACCTGAAAATATTTTTGCGTAAAATCCCTAttacatatcatacatatatcTTTTAACCATCAAATCCATTATAAGACCTACCTGAAAGTGCAACCAGATCGGTACTGGTATTGAGCCCCACGGCTGCAAACTTGGACTTGAGAATATCAAGAGTTTCAAAGGCAGCTGGAATAGCTAAATTGGCCAGTGTTCGATTTGCTGTTGTGCTATCCCTTCTTCCCAATAGAACTAGCCATGAAGGACCTCCCGCCTGAAGTGATATTGTTCAATATGGAAGATAATTTTATGGTACTCTACCTATCTATGGTAAAAACAAGAAAAGTTTGAAGGAATTGGCTACGATAAGTACCAGATTGACAGCCTCTTGAGCTGCAATAGCAAGAATATCAGCACAGGAAACGATGCCTGGACACTCAAATTCTAGTGCGATCTTCATGGCATCGACAACCTCAAATCCTCTTGCTGAGTTATTATTCGGCGCAGCTTCTTTCTCGCTTTCTATGGTAGCGCTGTTGTCCAATAAAATCGATGCATCACAGCCCTGTAAAAGAATTTGTTTCAGTCCTTATATTCAGAAAAGAAACAAATTGAAAGTAGATATGATGTTCACAACATTTACCAACTATAAAGCTATAACTAAGCTAAATACGTGAAATGGCTGAAAAGGTAAACGGAAGGAAGAGAAAGAGAtttgttaaaaggaaaacaaacgTTTTGGTTATTACATTAACAAAGCAGTCATGGAAGTGAAGCCTAAGAAGGCTGGCACCAATCCTGGGAtcagagagcaaagcttgttcgaTGATTCCTCGAATGATGCTAAATACCGTGGGGCATGTTTCATCATAAAATGATGGACTCAATGTGGTGGCTGGAAAGGATCCTGGTGGGAGCAAAAGGGCGAAGAAAAGGGTTGCTATTATACATCGGAGAGAAGGCATTTCCTCGGTCATTTCCCCTGTAGACCGCTAAATATTTGAGTACCGGGGCCTGCTATTTGAGACTATTTAAAGGGCCAAATTAAGTTCCATATATACCTGATTCATGCAACAGGAGAAAATTAATTTCAAATGGTAATGTTTATACAATGAGCTATTCAATTATTAGCATGTTTCTATTTTGAtcattaaattacaaatttttaatttcatcatttagatatatttttacttaattggTATAAATTTATTCACCTAA
Protein-coding sequences here:
- the LOC107901996 gene encoding peroxidase A2 produces the protein MTEEMPSLRCIIATLFFALLLPPGSFPATTLSPSFYDETCPTVFSIIRGIIEQALLSDPRIGASLLRLHFHDCFVNGCDASILLDNSATIESEKEAAPNNNSARGFEVVDAMKIALEFECPGIVSCADILAIAAQEAVNLAGGPSWLVLLGRRDSTTANRTLANLAIPAAFETLDILKSKFAAVGLNTSTDLVALSGAHTFGRAQCTIVIERLYNFNGTGKADPTLNATYLETLRKVCPQGGNGSVLVNLDPTTPNTFDSNYYTNLQAQEGLLQSDQELFSTSGADTVEIVERFSSNQIAFFESFVVSMLKMGNISPVTGTEGEIRLSCRRVHMDYTSSNKWSSS